A genome region from Arachis duranensis cultivar V14167 chromosome 8, aradu.V14167.gnm2.J7QH, whole genome shotgun sequence includes the following:
- the LOC107460517 gene encoding protein phosphatase 2C 57 isoform X1: protein MALSSSYIQRFLLGKLHSRFSSNHRNPFAAVTCTSRCYSAIAIDAPSSLAEAPGVRWGSIALQGLREEMEDDIIVRPDGLHGFSFAAVFDGHGGFSSVEFLSANHRDELYKECLEALQGGLVLVEKDFKATKEALEQAFAKADAKLLKWLEMKGEEDESGATATAVFIGDDTLLVSHIGDSSVVLSRAGKAEMVTSPHRPYGSNKASLQEIKRIREAGGWIVNGRICGDIAVSRAFGDLRYKTKKNEMLQKGVQEGRWSEKFISRVRLNNDLVVAYPDIYQVDLGSDAEFIVLASDGLWDYMSSSDAVSFVREQLQKHGNIQVACEALAQAAMDRRTQDNVSIIIADLGKTDWENVAVQQQNMVLELLQALATIGIVSIGIWFSSQLSL, encoded by the exons ATGGCCTTATCAAGCTCATATATACAAAGATTCCTCTTGGGCAAGCTCCATAGCCGCTTCTCCTCCAACCACAGAAACCCCTTTGCTGCTGTTACATGCACAAGCAGGTGCTACTCTGCCATTGCCATTGATGCACCTTCATCTTTAGCTGAGGCTCCTGGTGTAAGATGGGGATCCATAGCTTTGCAGGGTTTAAGGGAAGAGATGGAGGATGATATCATTGTTCGCCCTGATGGCCTTCATGGATTCTCTTTTGCTGCTGTTTTTGATGGCCATGGAGGCTTCTCTTCTGTTGAGTTCCTCAG TGCAAACCATAGGGATGAGCTCTACAAGGAGTGTCTTGAAGCCTTACAAGGTGGGTTAGTATTGGTTGAGAAAGATTTCAAAGCCACTAAAGAAGCATTAGAGCAAGCATTTGCCAAAGCTGATGCCAAGTTGTTAAAATG gCTTGAAATGAAGGGAGAGGAGGACGAATCGGGCGCAACAGCAACTGCAGTGTTCATAGGGGACGATACGCTGCTCGTTTCACACATTGGCGACTCATCTGTG GTTCTATCTAGAGCTGGAAAAGCAGAAATGGTTACTAGTCCTCACAGACCATATGGGAGCAACAAGGCTTCTCttcaagaaatcaaaagaaTCAGAGAAGCAGGTGGATGG ATTGTGAATGGTAGAATTTGTGGAGACATTGCTGTATCTCGTGCATTCGGGGACTTAAGATACAAAACAAAGAAGAATGA GATGCTACAAAAAGGAGTTCAAGAAGGACGATGGTCAGAAAAGTTTATTTCTCG GGTACGGCTCAACAATGATTTAGTTGTTGCATACCCTGATATTTATCAAGTAGATCTTGGCTCAGATGCTGAGTTTATAGTATTAGCATCAGATGGCTTATGGGATTATATGAGCAG CTCAGATGCAGTTTCCTTTGTGAGGGAACAGTTACAAAAGCATGGAAACATTCAG GTAGCCTGTGAAGCACTTGCACAAGCAGCTATG GACCGTAGAACACAGGATAATGTGAGCATTATAATTGCTGATTTAGG GAAGACGGATTGGGAGAATGTGGCAGTGCAGCAACAAAATATGGTATTGGAGCTGCTTCAAGCCCTTGCTACCATTGGTATTGTGTCCATTGGAATTTGGTTTTCGTCTCAGCTTTCATTATAG
- the LOC107460517 gene encoding protein phosphatase 2C 57 isoform X2, with the protein MALSSSYIQRFLLGKLHSRFSSNHRNPFAAVTCTSRCYSAIAIDAPSSLAEAPGVRWGSIALQGLREEMEDDIIVRPDGLHGFSFAAVFDGHGGFSSVEFLRDELYKECLEALQGGLVLVEKDFKATKEALEQAFAKADAKLLKWLEMKGEEDESGATATAVFIGDDTLLVSHIGDSSVVLSRAGKAEMVTSPHRPYGSNKASLQEIKRIREAGGWIVNGRICGDIAVSRAFGDLRYKTKKNEMLQKGVQEGRWSEKFISRVRLNNDLVVAYPDIYQVDLGSDAEFIVLASDGLWDYMSSSDAVSFVREQLQKHGNIQVACEALAQAAMDRRTQDNVSIIIADLGKTDWENVAVQQQNMVLELLQALATIGIVSIGIWFSSQLSL; encoded by the exons ATGGCCTTATCAAGCTCATATATACAAAGATTCCTCTTGGGCAAGCTCCATAGCCGCTTCTCCTCCAACCACAGAAACCCCTTTGCTGCTGTTACATGCACAAGCAGGTGCTACTCTGCCATTGCCATTGATGCACCTTCATCTTTAGCTGAGGCTCCTGGTGTAAGATGGGGATCCATAGCTTTGCAGGGTTTAAGGGAAGAGATGGAGGATGATATCATTGTTCGCCCTGATGGCCTTCATGGATTCTCTTTTGCTGCTGTTTTTGATGGCCATGGAGGCTTCTCTTCTGTTGAGTTCCTCAG GGATGAGCTCTACAAGGAGTGTCTTGAAGCCTTACAAGGTGGGTTAGTATTGGTTGAGAAAGATTTCAAAGCCACTAAAGAAGCATTAGAGCAAGCATTTGCCAAAGCTGATGCCAAGTTGTTAAAATG gCTTGAAATGAAGGGAGAGGAGGACGAATCGGGCGCAACAGCAACTGCAGTGTTCATAGGGGACGATACGCTGCTCGTTTCACACATTGGCGACTCATCTGTG GTTCTATCTAGAGCTGGAAAAGCAGAAATGGTTACTAGTCCTCACAGACCATATGGGAGCAACAAGGCTTCTCttcaagaaatcaaaagaaTCAGAGAAGCAGGTGGATGG ATTGTGAATGGTAGAATTTGTGGAGACATTGCTGTATCTCGTGCATTCGGGGACTTAAGATACAAAACAAAGAAGAATGA GATGCTACAAAAAGGAGTTCAAGAAGGACGATGGTCAGAAAAGTTTATTTCTCG GGTACGGCTCAACAATGATTTAGTTGTTGCATACCCTGATATTTATCAAGTAGATCTTGGCTCAGATGCTGAGTTTATAGTATTAGCATCAGATGGCTTATGGGATTATATGAGCAG CTCAGATGCAGTTTCCTTTGTGAGGGAACAGTTACAAAAGCATGGAAACATTCAG GTAGCCTGTGAAGCACTTGCACAAGCAGCTATG GACCGTAGAACACAGGATAATGTGAGCATTATAATTGCTGATTTAGG GAAGACGGATTGGGAGAATGTGGCAGTGCAGCAACAAAATATGGTATTGGAGCTGCTTCAAGCCCTTGCTACCATTGGTATTGTGTCCATTGGAATTTGGTTTTCGTCTCAGCTTTCATTATAG